From a single Streptomyces sp. NBC_00377 genomic region:
- a CDS encoding CU044_2847 family protein, whose protein sequence is MDGLVEFKTDDGAVVSVEAVAEGRPGSRLVARGDGTVQAARTFEGALEGVRAAAESALRVFRDGTLRPDGVEIEFGVKLSAETGAIIAKGTAEGHLVVRLTWSPSPTS, encoded by the coding sequence GTGGACGGACTGGTGGAGTTCAAGACCGACGACGGTGCCGTCGTCTCCGTCGAGGCGGTCGCGGAGGGGCGGCCGGGTTCCCGGCTGGTGGCCCGGGGGGACGGGACGGTTCAGGCGGCCCGCACCTTCGAGGGCGCCCTGGAGGGCGTGCGCGCGGCCGCCGAGTCCGCCCTGCGGGTGTTCCGGGACGGGACGTTACGGCCTGACGGGGTGGAGATCGAGTTCGGGGTGAAGCTGTCGGCGGAGACCGGCGCGATCATCGCCAAGGGCACGGCCGAGGGTCACCTCGTCGTGCGGCTGACGTGGTCGCCCTCCCCCACCTCATGA
- a CDS encoding carboxyl transferase domain-containing protein, with product MTAERASAREAIALVADDFIALPDPPGGKWASAPDGPLGWPGYGASRERAARRTGESESVVCGTASVGGTRAVLIAFEFGFLGGSLGERTGDRLEAAYTYAREHRLPVVPLVATGGSRMQEGMLALTQLQRVARQSALTREAGLPQVAVVRDPTTGGGWATLGAGADVVLALPDAQVGFAGSRVRPPDADPAAYTAGAQVAAGAADAVVPAAQLRDVLGRWLRLLTGGAPRSPSVPAPAPVPGALGATDLPRTGWEAVRRARAAERPRARGYLDAYFSDRLAISGDRCGGVDPDGMLCGFGVHQGRTVAYAAQTGAATRPAGYRTATRLIRLADRLGIPVLTLVDTPGAANDAEAERQGAGAAIAELFGAVATARTALTTLVIGEGGSGGALALAAPGRTWATPDSYFSVIAPESAAAILKRAPREVEATADQLRIRPQDLVELGVIRITQAHGTQDNPQYRP from the coding sequence ATGACGGCGGAGCGGGCGAGCGCGCGGGAGGCCATCGCCCTCGTGGCCGACGACTTCATCGCTCTCCCCGACCCGCCGGGCGGGAAGTGGGCCTCCGCTCCGGACGGACCCCTCGGCTGGCCGGGCTACGGCGCCTCGCGCGAGCGCGCCGCCCGGCGCACCGGCGAGTCGGAGTCCGTCGTCTGCGGCACCGCGAGCGTCGGGGGCACCCGGGCCGTGCTGATCGCCTTCGAGTTCGGTTTCCTGGGCGGTTCGCTGGGTGAGCGCACCGGCGACCGTCTGGAGGCGGCGTACACCTACGCCCGTGAACACCGGCTCCCGGTCGTGCCGTTGGTCGCCACGGGCGGCAGCCGGATGCAGGAGGGCATGCTCGCCCTCACCCAGCTCCAGCGGGTGGCGCGGCAGTCGGCGCTCACCAGGGAGGCGGGGCTGCCGCAGGTCGCGGTGGTGCGGGATCCGACGACCGGCGGCGGCTGGGCCACCCTGGGCGCGGGCGCCGACGTCGTGCTGGCCCTGCCGGACGCCCAGGTCGGCTTCGCGGGCTCCCGCGTCCGCCCGCCGGACGCCGACCCCGCCGCCTACACGGCCGGGGCCCAGGTCGCGGCGGGAGCGGCGGACGCCGTGGTGCCTGCGGCGCAGCTGCGGGACGTCCTGGGCCGGTGGCTGCGCCTGCTGACCGGCGGAGCACCGCGGTCACCTTCCGTGCCCGCCCCGGCGCCCGTTCCCGGCGCTCTCGGCGCCACGGATCTGCCGCGTACCGGGTGGGAGGCGGTCCGGCGGGCCCGGGCGGCTGAACGACCGCGCGCCCGTGGCTACCTGGACGCCTACTTCAGCGACCGGCTGGCGATCTCCGGTGACCGGTGCGGCGGCGTCGACCCCGACGGGATGCTGTGCGGGTTCGGCGTGCACCAAGGCCGTACGGTCGCCTACGCGGCCCAGACCGGGGCGGCGACCCGGCCCGCCGGGTACCGCACCGCCACCCGGCTGATCCGCCTCGCGGACCGGCTCGGCATACCGGTGCTGACCCTGGTCGACACCCCGGGCGCGGCCAACGACGCCGAGGCGGAACGGCAGGGGGCGGGCGCGGCGATCGCGGAGCTGTTCGGCGCGGTCGCCACCGCCCGCACCGCGCTCACCACGCTGGTCATCGGCGAGGGCGGCTCCGGCGGCGCGCTGGCGCTGGCCGCGCCGGGCCGCACCTGGGCCACCCCGGACAGCTACTTCTCGGTCATCGCGCCCGAGTCGGCGGCGGCGATCCTCAAGCGGGCCCCGCGGGAGGTGGAGGCGACGGCCGATCAACTTCGCATCCGGCCACAGGACTTGGTGGAGCTGGGGGTGATCCGGATCACGCAGGCGCATGGAACGCAGGACAATCCCCAGTACCGTCCGTGA
- a CDS encoding acyl-CoA synthetase codes for MSSLFPALTDDPSGRPALRFGERSLTYAELASAAGAVGERVRGATGGAASGRGAERGRVAVWATPTLETAVGVVGLLLAGVAAVPLNPKSGDKELGHILGDSAPGVVLAAPGDELPGALDELTRIDVEVEGGVTVGGVRGAGGPAVGAPAGEEDPALVVYTSGTTGPPKGAVIPRRAVATTLDALADAWQWTGEDVLVHGLPLFHVHGLVLGILGPLRRGGAVRHLGRFDTEGVTRELSAGASMLFGVPTMYHRIAEALPDDPGLAEALAGARLLVSGSAALPVHDHERIAAATGRRVIERYGMTETLMNTSVRADGEARAGTVGVPLPGVELRLVDEDGSAVGVYDGESVGEIQVRGPNLFTEYLNRPEATAAAFTSDGWFRTGDVAVRDPDGYVRIVGRKATDLIKSGGYKIGAGEIENALLEHPGVREAAVTGEPDADLGERIVAWVVPADPGSPPPEAELAGHVARRLAPHKRPRVVRYLEVLPRNDMGKIMKRALPS; via the coding sequence GTGTCCTCTCTCTTCCCGGCCCTGACGGACGACCCGTCCGGGCGCCCCGCTCTGCGCTTCGGTGAGCGCTCCCTGACGTATGCGGAGCTCGCCTCGGCGGCCGGTGCCGTCGGTGAGCGCGTGCGGGGTGCGACGGGGGGTGCCGCATCGGGCCGCGGCGCAGAGCGCGGGCGGGTCGCCGTCTGGGCGACTCCGACGCTGGAGACCGCCGTCGGGGTCGTCGGCCTGCTGCTCGCCGGGGTGGCCGCCGTGCCGCTGAACCCGAAGTCGGGGGACAAGGAGCTCGGGCACATCCTGGGCGACAGCGCGCCGGGGGTGGTGCTGGCGGCTCCGGGCGACGAACTGCCGGGAGCGCTGGATGAGTTGACGCGGATCGACGTGGAGGTCGAGGGCGGCGTCACGGTCGGCGGCGTGCGCGGCGCCGGAGGGCCGGCCGTCGGGGCGCCCGCGGGCGAGGAGGACCCCGCGCTCGTCGTCTACACCTCCGGCACCACCGGGCCGCCCAAGGGCGCGGTCATCCCGCGCCGGGCCGTCGCCACCACCCTGGACGCGCTCGCCGACGCCTGGCAGTGGACCGGGGAGGACGTCCTCGTGCACGGGCTGCCGCTGTTCCATGTGCACGGGCTGGTGCTGGGGATCCTCGGTCCGCTGCGCCGGGGCGGGGCCGTACGGCACCTCGGGCGGTTCGACACCGAGGGCGTGACGCGTGAGCTGAGCGCCGGCGCGAGCATGCTCTTCGGGGTGCCGACGATGTACCACCGCATCGCCGAGGCGTTGCCGGACGACCCCGGGCTGGCCGAGGCGCTCGCCGGGGCGCGGCTGCTGGTGTCGGGATCGGCGGCGCTGCCCGTGCACGACCACGAGCGGATCGCGGCCGCGACGGGGCGGCGGGTGATCGAGCGGTACGGGATGACGGAGACGCTGATGAACACCAGCGTCCGGGCGGACGGGGAGGCACGGGCCGGGACCGTCGGGGTGCCCCTGCCGGGCGTGGAGCTGCGGCTCGTGGACGAGGACGGCTCGGCCGTCGGGGTGTACGACGGGGAGAGCGTCGGCGAGATCCAGGTGCGCGGGCCGAACCTGTTCACGGAGTACCTCAACCGGCCGGAGGCGACAGCCGCCGCCTTCACCTCCGACGGCTGGTTCCGGACCGGGGACGTGGCGGTGCGCGATCCTGACGGCTACGTCCGGATCGTGGGGCGCAAGGCGACCGATCTCATCAAGAGCGGCGGGTACAAGATCGGGGCCGGTGAGATCGAGAACGCGCTGCTGGAGCATCCGGGGGTGCGGGAGGCGGCGGTGACCGGTGAGCCGGACGCGGACCTCGGGGAGCGGATCGTCGCGTGGGTCGTCCCCGCGGATCCCGGATCCCCGCCGCCCGAGGCCGAGTTGGCCGGCCATGTCGCCCGACGTCTCGCGCCGCACAAGAGGCCTCGCGTGGTCCGGTATCTCGAGGTGCTGCCGCGCAACGACATGGGGAAGATCATGAAGCGGGCGCTGCCGTCATGA
- a CDS encoding ATP-grasp domain-containing protein, translating to MPRVALVTYDPRPEPSKDRDLPVLRAALEAAGAEADAVCWDDPDADWASYDLAVIRSTWDYSWRAAEFTAWTERCGKLTRLANPAAVVRWNTDKRYLGELAAAGVPTVPTRYLAPGGPEGAAGLPGDHEYVVKPTSGAGARYAARYTPERREAAEGHLARMHAEGLTAMVQPYMRSIDTGGERALQFFGGRLLHASRKRAVLAPGTAFDADKVAHPGLEPWTPTPAELAVAGRALAAVPDASELLYARVDLVDGDDGEPRVMELELVEPNLFLFLHPGSLPAVVAAILAAAVTP from the coding sequence GTGCCCCGAGTCGCTCTGGTCACCTACGACCCCCGGCCGGAACCGAGCAAGGACCGCGATCTCCCCGTGCTGCGCGCGGCGCTGGAGGCGGCCGGGGCCGAGGCGGACGCCGTGTGCTGGGACGACCCGGACGCCGACTGGGCCTCCTACGACCTCGCCGTCATCCGCTCGACCTGGGACTACAGCTGGCGCGCGGCCGAGTTCACGGCGTGGACCGAGCGGTGCGGCAAGCTGACGCGGCTGGCGAACCCGGCCGCCGTCGTGCGCTGGAACACCGACAAGCGGTACCTCGGGGAGCTCGCCGCGGCCGGGGTGCCCACGGTCCCCACCCGCTACCTCGCCCCGGGCGGTCCCGAAGGCGCCGCCGGTCTGCCGGGCGACCACGAGTACGTCGTCAAGCCCACCTCCGGCGCCGGCGCCCGCTACGCCGCCCGCTACACGCCCGAGCGGCGCGAGGCGGCCGAAGGGCACCTGGCGCGGATGCACGCCGAGGGGCTGACGGCCATGGTGCAGCCGTACATGCGGAGCATCGACACCGGCGGTGAGCGGGCGCTCCAGTTCTTCGGCGGACGCCTGCTGCACGCCAGCCGGAAGCGGGCCGTACTGGCCCCCGGCACGGCCTTCGACGCGGACAAGGTCGCCCACCCCGGCCTGGAGCCGTGGACCCCGACGCCGGCCGAGCTCGCCGTCGCCGGACGCGCCCTGGCCGCGGTACCGGACGCGTCGGAGCTGCTCTACGCCCGGGTCGACCTCGTGGACGGCGACGACGGGGAGCCGCGCGTGATGGAGCTGGAGCTGGTCGAGCCGAACCTCTTCCTGTTCCTGCACCCGGGGTCGCTGCCGGCCGTGGTGGCGGCGATCCTGGCGGCGGCCGTCACTCCCTGA
- a CDS encoding IclR family transcriptional regulator → MGRLVPAVTRALDILELFLDGDGSLSAPDIVRKLQLPRTTVHELVTTLSARSYIVGVPGQPGRYRLGVRPYQLGSRYAEQLDLAAEGQQVARSVAETCDETVHVAILEGADVIYIAKVDSTHAVRMVSAAGRRLPAHCTSVGKMLLASLPEPELSARIPDDADLIRMTPNSITEPGALREALAEIRERGVAVESRESNPDVSCVAAPVRDRTGQVVAALSISVPMIRWSEERRVELEELAAKGAAELSELLGYRSVA, encoded by the coding sequence GTGGGACGCCTCGTACCTGCCGTGACCCGAGCGCTCGACATCCTCGAGCTCTTCCTCGACGGAGACGGTTCGCTCTCCGCCCCCGACATCGTGCGCAAGCTCCAGCTTCCGCGCACCACCGTGCACGAACTGGTGACCACGCTCTCGGCGCGGTCGTACATCGTCGGCGTTCCGGGACAGCCCGGACGCTACCGCCTCGGGGTACGTCCGTACCAGCTCGGCAGCCGCTACGCCGAGCAGCTCGACCTCGCCGCCGAGGGTCAGCAGGTCGCGCGGTCCGTCGCTGAGACGTGTGACGAGACGGTGCACGTGGCGATCCTGGAGGGCGCCGACGTCATCTACATCGCCAAGGTCGACTCCACGCACGCGGTCCGGATGGTCTCGGCCGCCGGACGTCGCCTTCCCGCCCACTGCACCTCCGTCGGCAAGATGCTGCTGGCCTCGCTCCCGGAGCCGGAGCTCAGCGCGCGCATCCCCGACGACGCCGACCTGATCCGGATGACCCCGAACAGCATCACCGAGCCCGGCGCCCTGCGCGAGGCCCTGGCGGAGATCCGGGAGCGGGGCGTCGCGGTCGAGAGCCGCGAGTCCAATCCGGACGTGAGCTGCGTGGCGGCTCCGGTGCGCGACCGCACGGGGCAGGTCGTCGCCGCCCTGTCCATCTCCGTGCCGATGATCCGCTGGAGCGAGGAGCGCCGCGTCGAACTGGAAGAGCTCGCCGCGAAGGGCGCCGCCGAGCTGTCCGAGCTCCTGGGCTACCGGAGCGTGGCATGA